CATCAAGGCTGACGTTCTCCAAGCTCTTGAAACCATCTGAACATGTTggctttatttttataaaaccaaGTTGCTTCccgtttcttctcttttattgtGACAAAAGttctttgaaataaataatttacataataataacaatCTCAATAAATGTCTTTTGCAACTGTAAATCACAATCCTTaagtaaatataattttttgttacaacATATATCTTACAATTGGATTTTTCTTAGAAAGATGCAATCcgtataaatattttttacgATTATGTAACTCTTCATAAACAGTTGTAAATATTAAGTTGAACCattgaaacttttaatatattttatgatcCTTGTAACTTTTAATTATCTACAGTTTTATGATGcttttatatatgtgtgaTCCTAACATACACGTagacaaattttgttttattttatttagttcaGATGATGGTAACGTAAATGTATAAAGACAAACAACAAGCATTAGTCGTCTAGTGGTTGTATTGTAGCCTGCCACTTGACAGTCCAGGGTTCGATTCCCGGATGGTGCACATGAGCTGTGATGAAATTGGCTTCAGCGTTGGTTGGGTCCTTCGCATTATTCTGATTACTCAGATAAAATTGCCACACTTCTGAgctcaatttttcttttaaagaatttattttctttcaaatttcttataaaatatctaaatccCATAAAAACTTGTCAAATTCAATAAATATTCGCTGAAACCATGTGCGAATGTTGCACACATAGTTACCGTAATTCAGGATCTTTATAAAGGCagtaatcatatatatgaaaattggcCAACTCTCTCTATATGAGTGACAAATCATCACACTAGTGAGTGCCACATGtcattctaaattaatatcattaaaaaaataactaaacttagtgataaaaatttaaaagtttcacaGTGCATTAAATCATCCATTAATCTCACtcttaacaaaatatcttcatttaaaagaaaaaatacaaaaaatcatgttaatgtatcaaactattttcattttacttttcttattttgctatttttataATAGTCATTACTCGATAATGACTAGAAATTTTCGTGTATtacaatttaattatttgctatttaaccttttttagtttagtaattttaacttagcctttttttttattatattttttggtttacatgatatggtatttttgtttgtttatgataAATTAGTAACATTAATAATGACATGCATATTTTATGGGATGCATTTTATACTAGATGCAAAATGATACTATTGTACCCAATGTAAATAGATAAATGAATTTTGAGATGCAATAAAAGTTTGTTatcgccaaaaaaaaaatttcgttattcataaaaaaaaacatttccaaTAAAATCGACAAGTAGCATCGGtaacccaaaacaaaagaaaaactcaactGAAAAAATGAAGTCACTTAAATGGGCCAAGCCCAGTGTATGGATAGTTTCTAATGGGCTGGGCTGGGCTGGGCCAACGATACGTCATCACCTCGAAACCAATCCCGTCGCGGTGGTTCTTCTGCCATGGCGATCATGGCCGTTGCCGCTCTCTTTCACGCCCGCTTCCCTCTTCTCCTCCGTCGCAGTATCCCGTTACTGTCGGCTCCTACTTCTGTTATTTACAATCACAGAACTCTTCTATCCGATGGACTCAGTACTCGATTATGCTCGATTCTCCGTTATTCATCGTCTGACGGCGTCAACGGCGGAAGTAGCGGTGGCGATTTCGGTAACGATAACGATTCCGTTAGTGTTGTTTCGGATGTTCAGAGTCCTAATTACTTAAAATTCACCGATGAAGAATTGATGAAGCAATGTAGATTAGAGACATTTAGAGTTTCAGGACCTGGAGGACAACACCGGAACAAGCGTGACTCCGCCGTGCGTCTGAAACATCTCCCCACCGGAATCGTAGCTCAAGCCGTCGAAGATCGTTCACAGCACAAGAACCGTGCTTCTGCTCTAAACCGTCTTCGTACGCTCCTCGCCATTAAAGGTCTCAATCCCATTCTCTCTCAATTTCGTtcttttgaactttgaacTTTGAAAAATTGATTCTAGTTTTGCCTTTTTCCAGTGAGAAACAAAGTGGACATTGAAGCTTATGCTCCTCCTCCAGAGCTTCTTCAGATTCTACCTCCTAAGTCTACCATTAGAACTTCTTCTGGTTCACAGATTGGTCCCAACAATCCTAAATTTGTACCTGTATGTAtcactctctttctccctctctttctcttagcTGCTCATTTACTCAAGTACACACTTGTTTGTTGCCTACAGGGAATGCAAGCTTTGCTTGATGTTATTTCTGCTTCTGACGGTTCTATCGCTGATTCTGCCAAATTGCTGGGGTAACAAATCCTTCTTGAACCTGTGTATTTGTCTTTTGCTTAACTTTGAGTTATCTTGTTATGTGGTTTTTCAGTTTGAGCACTGGTGGCTTATCTCGTTTGATACTCTCCCATGATGGTCTTCGTATGGCTGTCAATAGCATGAGAGCAGCCAAGGTACTGTTTGTTGATTACCAATCCAAATACTTTGTTATCAAGATTATGCCAATAAGGTAGTCATAGCTTAAagtgtttctcctttttcattGAAAGGTCCTgctttttaaattgtttaggCTTTTATCTTGGGCAACGAAACAATCTGAAACCATgtttacaatttttgttttagtagCTGTTGCTTAGTTTGGTATATCATCACTGTTGGAACTTTCAACATGCTAACTAGTTTCTAAAGAACTTTTTTCTCTGAGCTTTCAGGGAATAAAGCCTCTCAAATAGTTGGGATGTATCGGCATTTGAAAGATGACGTTCGGGCCTTCGACAAGTTGTATGTGGATTGCAGCACAGTGATTACCATTTTATGCACCatattttgtatacaaaaaaaaaggtgaaatgtTGAGTTCAGTTTAACATTTGTTCTTCTAACATCATAAAAATAGTCACGTATTTGAGATGATATACTATAGGTTGTTCAAATGGTTACTGTTGTGATTGTTGTTGGAAGCTAATACAGTTGGAAACATGGTggattatattaattattctttctgcttttgttcttgttttctcttcatttAAGGAATTAAATTTCGCTGGTAGAGTACGTGGAAGTGGCAATCTGGTATGTTTTTGCATTTCAGAGCTTTTATGGTAGACTCTATAAGGGCTTGTACCTTGCATGCAAGTTTCGTTATCAATTGCTAGATACTTGCGGTGAGGGTATCTCCATTTTGGAGATATGAAAATTGCTTTGTGATATAGCAATGTAGAGTTGACTCTTGTTAATCAAACAACCCTAGTGCCTTTATGGCTTAGTATGCAtcagtttcttttcttttcttctattagCCACAGACTACAGTGAGTGTATTTACACGTTTACAACACACTTAACATTTCAGTcaataaaatgaagaagaacaggTCAGTGCCTGCAGGAATGTTCTCAGGTATATTGGACATTGAAAATAGCAAAAGAGTTTGATGCAGGAGAATCAGATTCTTGTAGAATGAGGTTCTTTTCTTCCCCACACAGGAAAAGAAATAACTTTTATGGAGTTGACTCTTGAGAGAAATGttgtttattcatttttatctaGAAAACAACAGGAGTTAGAGCCTCGTGGGTGCATTCTGACTCACTCCtgatatattttaaacatGGATCTGAATTCTGAAGGTCTGCTCGAGAGTTCTTGACTTCTGACGAAGTGAACAACGACAATTCGCCTTCATTCCCTCTTATCTCTGCCTCTGGTATGAATCTTATGATTCTAACAACGGATTAGTATAGTGAATAATCAGCTTTGGTAATCATGTTGATGCCATAGTTACTCTGCtctcaaaaaagaaatgtttgatgtttttctgGACGTTCTATTTTAGTCATAAAGCACTAGCAGCATCTCTCTAAAGTGACTTTGACTTTCGTTAGGACTAGGCCCTGTTTAATATACACTATTTGCAAGGATAATTCCTTACTTtaagttttaaagaaaatatctgaTTCCTCACCACCATTTCTTGGGgtttctatttcttttattgGCAACTTTCTCCTCTTGGCCCTCATGtctaattgtatatatatagacatcaTTACAGAAACAGTTTCTTATAAGATTTCCAACATCCAATAGTGTCATTTTTAGTCTGTAGATATCAATGAGGCTTGATTTATCTGCCAAGTTTCGGCAAGTTCTTGGTCTTGCCAAAGATCATGCATCTATTGGCAGAGCTATTGTACAAAACTACAATGAAAAAGCCTTTTTTGACATTGAAGTGGCAGTGGTTCGAGCCACTAGCCATGATGATTGTCCTGTTGATGATAAAACCATGCACGAGATACTCTTCCTTGTCTCTAACACACCGGGATCGATTCCTTTTCTTGCTGAACAGATCTCTCGCCGTCTAGCCAAGACAAGAGATTGCTTAGTCGCGGGTAAAACACTGTTACTCTTTCACCGTCTCTTGCGTGGTAGCAGTCGCAGTATCGAGCAGCAATTGCATATTGCACACACATCTGGTCATCTTCAAATAGGTTGCTCCTGGTTCATGATGAGCCTGGATTCTCGATCCTTTGTTTTTCTGCAGAACTATGTAGCTTATCTCCAAGAAAGAGTTGGATGGATCATCAACCAAGCTGGTAAGCTCGAACCCGTAATGTCTGGTGGTACAAAGTTTAGCCGTTACAAAGAGAAATCCATGGATCTGGTGTTCCACATCTTACCAAAGTGTCAAGAGTTTATTGCACAGGTGTTGAAGTGTTCACCAGTTGATGCCTGGCCTATCGATAATCTGGTTCAGGCAGCTACGGGCAACATCTTGAAAGAGAGTTTCCAAGTCTACATGACGTATTCCGATGGGATGACCGCGCTGGTTAGCATGCTCTTTGATCTTTCAAGACCCGCGAGAGATTTAGCTTGCGGAATGTTGAGAAAAGCTTCTCAACAGATTCAAGATCTTCGCATCCTGTATGACAAGTGTAGAGGATTCGCCGGGATGAAAAGCTTGGATTACCCATCTGTGCAAGCCATTTCTATGGATCATATAGTAGCACTAGAGGAATGCTCAAGCTATGGAGGCAAAAgaggtttctctctttccacCAACCTAAGAGATGCAATCACCTGCAATGAACTAAAACAAGAACAGCATTCTGCCAGTTTTTCATCTACCAGTCCTTTCTCATTACCAGTGGAGACCAAAATTAGCATGGTTTGGGTTGTTTTTGACAATGAAGATGGTGAAGAATCAGACAAGCAAACAGAGAAAGCATATGAACGTTGATCATTCATCTCAACAGGAAGTGTCTGGAACGATTATATAATACTAATGTAGTGATGTTGTCAATTTACACGGGGTTTACCGGATTTTATACGATAATTTAGCGCATATTTAAGAATCCTCTCTGGGTTTATGCAGTGGTTTTGCTGCATATTTCCAGTGTCACAAGTGTTACGAGCATCTGAATTGTAAAACAAATGTCATAAGTACTTCAAACCATTGGTACACCTTCTGATTCTAAAAAATTGCCGCTCCATGGATCAACAGaaagagatttgttttgtctttgagTATTGTTTGGACCACACAATGCAGAAATAAGACAATAGGGCCTGATTAGAAAACTAGAATCATCGGCCCATTTTGTATTGGGTCTTCTACATACACTATAGATTGACATGAAGTGTCTGGAACTGGAACAGTACAGAAGACCCTTGAATTCTCAAACCAAGCTTATGTGTAGACCATTCTCAATTTCTCTGTCAAGAATCTGTGTCACTATTCACTTCATTAcacgcatatatatattcaccaGAGACTTGCACCTTAACCTtcatagagaagaaaactacAACAAAGGTCATCACCAGAGGCTTGATAATGTGGATCTGGACTCTGTCAAGGCCAAACTTGAAAACGGTGCCTCACCATTACCATCAGTAAGCTTTCCCAAGACAAAGTCAAAGGTCCAAGGGTTGTTGATATTGCGTTCGAAGAGGATCAAACTGGCAAAGTCAGTTCTGCTTAGTCACAAAAGAACTATGGTTGAATCAAGACCCGTGTTTAATGTCTGTAGAATCTATGTAATCTCGTTCTACACGCGAATATATTCTGTAACAAAGTCTCTATATTGCGTGCCTTGTTTATTGATCATTCTCAATAAAGATACATGAGGAAAGTgttagaaaactaaaagatcATAATTAAATAGTACTAATGCTTGGCGTAAGAGACTTCCTCTTCTCGAATGTTTGATTGTCCATGGACCTGTAAACTAAAAGTTTTTTGCTGGAATCACAGAAAGAAACCACGTGATAGCATGTTAGAAAGGAATGGCAAGACTTACTTTCTAATCAAGCAACATGTTGTTTGCTGGCTTATCACGTACTAGTTCCTCTTCTTACAGTACAACAAAATTACCGTACCAGCATTTGTGTATCAGAAACAAAGTATGTAACCTGTGTagatcaatgaagaaaatgcCTGCTTTTCTCTGAAGCCATACATATTGCAAACCAACAATTTCGCACGAAGCTCGCTGTTATAAAGCAGAGTGCAGCTGTGTCAAGTCATATAGAGAAACTAGGACCTTCCAAAAGTGTCAGAAAGAGATCAGACTGTCAAGTATCATGTATATCTCCTCAGTCTCCGGATGTGATTTGTCAAGAGAGTAGAACTGATGGACCTCGTTATCGATCTCAATCCGACTCCAGCCTGGTGGTTTATAAGCATTTTGGTGCTTGATCATCTTTCTAGCTCTACGTGCCTCTTCCCAATTACCCATCTCTCCATATAAATTTGCCATCATAGCGACATAACCTCCATTATTAGGATTTAAAGCAACCAGGTTTTTTACAGCAACTTCAGCCAAATCCAGATGGCCATGTATCTTACAAGCATTAAGCAGTGATCCCCAAATAGCCTCATCCGCTTTCATCTTCATCGTGGACATAACTTCTAAAGCTTCATCAAACCGACCTGCCCTGCCTAAAAGATCTATTAGACAGCCATAATGCTCAATCCTTGGCTCAATACCGAATCTGTTTGTCATCAGATCGAAATAACCTCGGCCTTTTGATACCAAACCTCCATGAGTACACGCATTGAGAAGACCGATGAAAGTAATGTGATCTGGTTTGATATCGTTAATGTTCAACTTCATCATTTCTTCAAACACAGCTATGGCTTCTTCACTTCTACCATGGAGTGCAAAGCAATTGATCATAGAATTCCAAGCTGTTAAACTTTTCTTGGATGCCATCTTAAAAACAGAGCTTGCTTCCTCCAAGTTACCACATTTTCCATACAAGTCAACTAAAGAATTCGAAACAAACACATCAGAAGAAAGATCACGACGGTAAGCAAAGGCATGAATCCCTTTAGCCAGCTGAAGCGTACCAGTTTGAGCACACGCAGAGAGGACACAAACTACAGTTACCTCATTAGGACGAATGCTAGGCTCATTAATCATCCTTCTAAACAGAGAAACCGCTTCAAGAAAAAGACCATTCTGAGTACAAGCAGCAAGAATCGCATTCCAGGAAGGAACATCACGCTCAGGCATATCTTCAAAAAGAGCAACAGCATTAGAGATATCACCAGACCTAGCATACCCAGAAAGCATAGCAGTCCAAGAAACAACATTTCTCTCAGACATTTCGTCGAACAGTTGTCTTGCAAGAGTTATatgagaaacagaggaagcgTAGGAGTGAAGAAGAGCAGTTTGAACAACGACATAGAGATGAAACCCAGATTTAAACAAATGGGTATGCACCAAAGGAGTTGAAAAAGCAGAGGAGAGATATGGTGTAGACTTAAGAACAAGTGGGTAGATAAAGTGATTAGGCCGAGGAACAGAACGATTAACCATGAGAcgaaagaaggagaaagctgaagaagcatgaagaggaagagaagaagagtaagcAGTTAAAACGGCAGCGTAAAGATGCGTATTGGGGAAAGAGAAACGATCAAAGATAAAGCGAGCGTAAGAGAGATTACAGAGACGAAGCGTACAAAAACGAAGAAGcttaaaacagaggaaatgtGAATGACTTAGTCCAGAAACTATCATAAAGGACTGAACTTGCTTCAAATGATTCAAATGTCTCGACTTTGATATCACTGCGGAGATGAATTGATTCAGTAACTGCTCCGCCATGTGTGACGACGGCGCGTGGAGGTAAGAGAATTGTGTTACACGTGTCCCCATGTGCTCTTCTTCCACCAAAcgtgaagagagagaagagagagagagagagagagagagagagagagagagagagagagagagagagagagagagagagagagagagagagagagagagagagagagagagagagatggataAAAGTGTGTGTGCTTCGTCTTTTTTCTCTCCGAGTCtatcgttttctttcttcactttctccgTTTTTatcgtttctcttcttcttctccaaattgATGGCTTTTTAAGGTTTCCCCACTCGATCTAATCTAACCTAACGCTCCTTCATTAACTTTCTTCAGACAGATTACAATAACGTGTAATATACAAGACACAGAAACATCATTGATTCCGATCTcaagttttgtctttttgattTCATATACACAGATACATAGATAACAAACACACATCTTTGATCAAATGTCTGGACTTTGGAGATTGAGGAATCTAAAGTCTCTAGCTTTACATGCTCGTTCGATTTCACCTGTTTCCAATCTTTATTCTCTGGAATTAGGATCATGCCCTCGTCGTCGTATTCAAGAACGATTCAAATCGGAACaaggc
This sequence is a window from Arabidopsis thaliana chromosome 1 sequence. Protein-coding genes within it:
- a CDS encoding Class I peptide chain release factor (Class I peptide chain release factor; FUNCTIONS IN: translation release factor activity; INVOLVED IN: translational termination; LOCATED IN: chloroplast; EXPRESSED IN: 24 plant structures; EXPRESSED DURING: 15 growth stages; CONTAINS InterPro DOMAIN/s: Class I peptide chain release factor (InterPro:IPR000352); BEST Arabidopsis thaliana protein match is: Peptide chain release factor 2 (TAIR:AT1G56350.1); Has 14711 Blast hits to 14711 proteins in 2768 species: Archae - 0; Bacteria - 10081; Metazoa - 256; Fungi - 228; Plants - 204; Viruses - 13; Other Eukaryotes - 3929 (source: NCBI BLink).); its protein translation is MAIMAVAALFHARFPLLLRRSIPLLSAPTSVIYNHRTLLSDGLSTRLCSILRYSSSDGVNGGSSGGDFGNDNDSVSVVSDVQSPNYLKFTDEELMKQCRLETFRVSGPGGQHRNKRDSAVRLKHLPTGIVAQAVEDRSQHKNRASALNRLRTLLAIKVRNKVDIEAYAPPPELLQILPPKSTIRTSSGSQIGPNNPKFVPGMQALLDVISASDGSIADSAKLLGLSTGGLSRLILSHDGLRMAVNSMRAAKGIKPLK
- a CDS encoding ENTH/ANTH/VHS superfamily protein (ENTH/ANTH/VHS superfamily protein; FUNCTIONS IN: phospholipid binding, clathrin binding, binding, phosphatidylinositol binding; INVOLVED IN: clathrin coat assembly; LOCATED IN: clathrin coat; EXPRESSED IN: 11 plant structures; EXPRESSED DURING: 9 growth stages; CONTAINS InterPro DOMAIN/s: Epsin-like, N-terminal (InterPro:IPR013809), ANTH (InterPro:IPR011417), ENTH/VHS (InterPro:IPR008942), Clathrin adaptor, phosphoinositide-binding, GAT-like (InterPro:IPR014712); BEST Arabidopsis thaliana protein match is: ENTH/ANTH/VHS superfamily protein (TAIR:AT5G57200.1); Has 380 Blast hits to 359 proteins in 25 species: Archae - 0; Bacteria - 0; Metazoa - 0; Fungi - 2; Plants - 374; Viruses - 0; Other Eukaryotes - 4 (source: NCBI BLink).), producing the protein MRLDLSAKFRQVLGLAKDHASIGRAIVQNYNEKAFFDIEVAVVRATSHDDCPVDDKTMHEILFLVSNTPGSIPFLAEQISRRLAKTRDCLVAGKTLLLFHRLLRGSSRSIEQQLHIAHTSGHLQIGCSWFMMSLDSRSFVFLQNYVAYLQERVGWIINQAGKLEPVMSGGTKFSRYKEKSMDLVFHILPKCQEFIAQVLKCSPVDAWPIDNLVQAATGNILKESFQVYMTYSDGMTALVSMLFDLSRPARDLACGMLRKASQQIQDLRILYDKCRGFAGMKSLDYPSVQAISMDHIVALEECSSYGGKRGFSLSTNLRDAITCNELKQEQHSASFSSTSPFSLPVETKISMVWVVFDNEDGEESDKQTEKAYER
- a CDS encoding Pentatricopeptide repeat (PPR) superfamily protein, encoding MGTRVTQFSYLHAPSSHMAEQLLNQFISAVISKSRHLNHLKQVQSFMIVSGLSHSHFLCFKLLRFCTLRLCNLSYARFIFDRFSFPNTHLYAAVLTAYSSSLPLHASSAFSFFRLMVNRSVPRPNHFIYPLVLKSTPYLSSAFSTPLVHTHLFKSGFHLYVVVQTALLHSYASSVSHITLARQLFDEMSERNVVSWTAMLSGYARSGDISNAVALFEDMPERDVPSWNAILAACTQNGLFLEAVSLFRRMINEPSIRPNEVTVVCVLSACAQTGTLQLAKGIHAFAYRRDLSSDVFVSNSLVDLYGKCGNLEEASSVFKMASKKSLTAWNSMINCFALHGRSEEAIAVFEEMMKLNINDIKPDHITFIGLLNACTHGGLVSKGRGYFDLMTNRFGIEPRIEHYGCLIDLLGRAGRFDEALEVMSTMKMKADEAIWGSLLNACKIHGHLDLAEVAVKNLVALNPNNGGYVAMMANLYGEMGNWEEARRARKMIKHQNAYKPPGWSRIEIDNEVHQFYSLDKSHPETEEIYMILDSLISF